One genomic segment of Nocardia spumae includes these proteins:
- a CDS encoding nitroreductase/quinone reductase family protein: protein MSFRKTPRGTRGKPAMTANPVSRAVMKGMERFHHWRGDRFQGMDLLYLTTVGAKSGARRRVSVARFPDENGWLVVASMAGSRDNPAWYHNIAAHPDQVWAEVGGREFPVRVEQLEGAARDAAWNRICVEQPRFHGYEQKTDRVMPVLKLTPNADQPPGRGQPR from the coding sequence ATGAGCTTTCGGAAAACACCACGGGGTACGCGCGGTAAGCCCGCGATGACGGCCAATCCGGTCAGCCGGGCCGTGATGAAGGGGATGGAACGGTTCCATCATTGGCGCGGTGACCGATTCCAGGGCATGGATCTGCTGTATCTGACCACCGTCGGCGCGAAGTCGGGTGCACGACGCCGGGTGAGTGTGGCCCGGTTCCCCGACGAGAACGGCTGGCTGGTCGTGGCGTCGATGGCGGGCTCGCGCGACAATCCGGCGTGGTATCACAACATCGCCGCCCACCCCGACCAGGTGTGGGCCGAGGTGGGCGGGCGCGAATTCCCGGTGCGCGTCGAGCAACTCGAGGGTGCGGCGCGGGATGCGGCCTGGAACCGCATCTGTGTCGAACAACCGCGGTTCCACGGATACGAGCAGAAGACCGATCGGGTCATGCCCGTCCTGAAGCTCACCCCGAACGCCGACCAGCCGCCCGGACGCGGTCAGCCCAGATAG
- a CDS encoding MaoC family dehydratase — MTDFADLEAFRAAVGTELGTSDWMRIDQERIDLFAEATGDHQWIHVDPDKAAQGPFGGTIAHGFLTLSLLVPLANEATTVSGIRMGINYGLNKVRFITPVPAGGRIRARVRLDSVDDIPGGVQAVRTVTIELEGADKPACVAENIVRYLG; from the coding sequence ATGACCGATTTCGCTGATCTGGAGGCATTCCGGGCGGCGGTGGGCACCGAACTCGGCACCAGCGACTGGATGCGCATCGATCAGGAGCGCATCGACCTGTTCGCCGAGGCCACCGGTGACCACCAGTGGATTCATGTCGACCCGGACAAGGCGGCGCAGGGCCCCTTCGGCGGTACCATCGCGCACGGATTCCTCACCCTGTCGCTGCTGGTGCCGCTGGCCAACGAGGCCACCACGGTGTCGGGCATCCGGATGGGAATCAACTACGGGCTCAACAAGGTTCGCTTCATCACCCCGGTGCCGGCGGGCGGGCGGATCCGGGCGCGCGTGCGCCTGGACTCGGTCGACGACATCCCCGGCGGAGTGCAGGCGGTCCGCACCGTGACCATCGAGCTCGAAGGCGCCGACAAGCCGGCCTGCGTGGCGGAGAACATCGTTCGCTATCTGGGCTGA
- a CDS encoding acyl-CoA dehydrogenase family protein yields the protein MRRTSYGADHEAFRKTLRTFIETEVVPVFDDWYHAGIVPREFYGKLAELGVFGIEVPEEYGGAGIDSFKFQAVVIEEMNRAGVSFGGSSVHVGLCLPYLKKLATPEQKQRWLPGFAAGRIMFAIAMTEPGTGSDLAGMRTTAQLSADGTHYVLNGAKTFITGGVNADRVIVCARTAPPRADDRRFGISLLVVDTTSPGFGIGRKLDKLGLRASDTAELNFTDVRVPVADLLGEENKGFSYLGQNLPQERLSIAVGGYAQAAAAIRFAQEYTEQRTVFGKPVATFQNTKFELAACRAEVDAAQAVVDRGLDALDAGELSAADAASAKLFCTEVAARVIDRCLQLHGGYGFINEYPIARLYADNRVNRIYGGTSEVMKMIIAKDMGL from the coding sequence ATGCGCAGAACCAGCTACGGCGCCGACCACGAGGCGTTCCGCAAGACGTTGCGTACCTTCATCGAAACCGAAGTGGTGCCCGTATTCGACGACTGGTACCACGCCGGAATCGTGCCGCGCGAGTTCTATGGCAAATTGGCCGAACTCGGCGTCTTCGGTATCGAGGTGCCCGAGGAATACGGCGGCGCGGGTATCGACTCGTTCAAGTTCCAGGCCGTCGTCATCGAGGAAATGAACCGTGCCGGAGTATCTTTCGGCGGATCCAGCGTGCACGTCGGGCTGTGCCTGCCGTATCTGAAGAAACTCGCCACCCCGGAGCAGAAGCAGCGGTGGCTGCCCGGCTTCGCCGCCGGGCGGATCATGTTCGCCATCGCCATGACCGAACCGGGAACCGGCTCCGATCTGGCCGGAATGCGCACCACCGCACAGCTTTCCGCGGACGGTACGCACTATGTGCTGAACGGGGCCAAGACCTTCATCACCGGTGGGGTGAATGCCGACCGGGTAATCGTGTGCGCGCGTACCGCGCCGCCGCGCGCCGACGATCGGCGCTTCGGCATCTCGCTGCTGGTCGTCGACACCACCTCGCCGGGCTTCGGCATCGGCCGAAAACTCGACAAGCTCGGACTGCGGGCCTCCGACACCGCCGAGCTGAACTTCACCGATGTACGGGTGCCGGTCGCCGATCTGCTCGGCGAGGAGAACAAGGGGTTCTCCTACCTCGGCCAGAACCTGCCGCAGGAGCGGCTGTCCATCGCCGTCGGCGGGTACGCCCAGGCCGCGGCCGCGATCCGCTTCGCGCAGGAGTACACCGAGCAGCGCACTGTCTTCGGCAAGCCCGTGGCCACATTCCAGAACACCAAATTCGAGCTCGCCGCATGCCGGGCCGAGGTCGACGCGGCCCAGGCCGTGGTCGACCGGGGGCTGGACGCGCTCGACGCCGGGGAACTGTCCGCCGCCGACGCCGCTTCGGCGAAACTGTTCTGCACCGAGGTCGCCGCTCGCGTCATCGACCGCTGCCTGCAGCTGCACGGCGGATACGGCTTCATCAACGAATATCCGATCGCCCGGCTGTACGCGGACAACCGGGTCAATCGCATCTACGGCGGCACCAGCGAGGTCATGAAGATGATCATCGCCAAGGATATGGGGCTGTGA
- the fabG gene encoding 3-oxoacyl-ACP reductase FabG gives MTDQRRVAVVTGAARGIGAATAARLAADGVAVAVADLDEQACRATAESISAAGGVAIPLACDVTDEAAVDTAFDRVAADLGSLDILVNNAGVLRDNLLFKMSAADWDTVMSVHLRGAFLCCRAAQRHMVARRSGAIVNTSSVSALGTRGQANYSAAKMGIQGLTRTLAIELGPFGINVNAVAPGFIVTEMTASTAARVGVTPEELQAKTAAVTPVRRVGLPADIANAVAFLSSEKSSFITGQTIYVDGGRRL, from the coding sequence ATGACAGATCAGCGCAGAGTCGCCGTCGTCACCGGGGCCGCCCGGGGTATCGGCGCCGCCACCGCGGCCCGCCTGGCTGCCGACGGCGTCGCCGTCGCCGTCGCCGACCTCGACGAGCAGGCCTGCCGGGCCACCGCCGAGTCCATCTCCGCCGCCGGGGGAGTGGCAATCCCGCTGGCCTGCGATGTGACCGACGAGGCGGCGGTGGACACGGCATTCGACCGTGTCGCCGCCGACCTGGGCTCGCTCGACATCCTGGTCAACAACGCGGGCGTGCTGCGGGACAATCTGCTGTTCAAGATGTCGGCCGCCGACTGGGACACGGTCATGTCGGTCCATCTGCGCGGTGCCTTCCTGTGTTGCCGTGCGGCCCAACGGCACATGGTGGCGCGCCGCTCCGGCGCTATCGTCAACACCTCGAGCGTGTCCGCGCTCGGCACCCGCGGCCAGGCCAACTATTCCGCCGCCAAGATGGGCATCCAGGGCCTGACCCGCACGCTGGCCATCGAGCTGGGCCCGTTCGGGATCAACGTCAACGCGGTCGCACCCGGTTTCATCGTCACCGAAATGACCGCGTCCACCGCGGCGCGGGTGGGAGTGACTCCCGAGGAGCTGCAGGCGAAAACGGCGGCGGTCACCCCGGTCCGCCGCGTCGGGCTTCCGGCCGATATCGCGAACGCGGTGGCCTTCCTGAGCTCCGAGAAATCCTCGTTCATCACCGGTCAGACGATCTACGTCGACGGCGGACGCCGGCTCTAG
- a CDS encoding TetR/AcrR family transcriptional regulator, translating into MPRPRVPLLSRERIRDAALELIDRDGLPELSMRKLAAELGVQAASLYGHYPTKDDLLDDIAGGIMSGVDASAFDTGDWRTGLIFWARSYRAALVRHPNFVPYLATAPGKSDAALRAADAVHGGLVGAGWPPRQATMIGAATRYVVMGSTVGSFSRGFVDDVQVYRDRYPHLEQAHLLRAKADEIDAESFELALESFVSGLEIRFAAIEERRARRREKSGGA; encoded by the coding sequence ATGCCGCGACCCCGGGTACCGCTACTGAGCCGGGAGCGCATTCGCGACGCGGCCCTGGAGTTGATCGACCGCGACGGCCTGCCGGAGCTGTCGATGCGCAAACTGGCCGCCGAACTGGGCGTTCAAGCGGCCTCGCTGTACGGGCACTACCCCACCAAGGACGATCTGCTCGACGATATCGCCGGCGGCATCATGTCCGGTGTCGATGCCTCGGCCTTCGACACCGGCGACTGGCGCACCGGCCTGATCTTCTGGGCGCGCTCCTATCGCGCCGCCCTGGTCCGCCACCCCAACTTCGTCCCCTATCTCGCCACCGCGCCGGGAAAGAGCGACGCGGCGCTGCGGGCCGCCGATGCCGTCCACGGCGGGCTCGTGGGCGCCGGCTGGCCGCCCCGGCAGGCCACCATGATCGGCGCGGCGACCCGGTATGTGGTCATGGGCTCGACCGTCGGCTCGTTCTCCCGCGGCTTCGTCGACGACGTGCAGGTCTATCGTGACCGCTACCCCCACCTGGAACAGGCGCATCTGCTCCGTGCCAAGGCCGACGAAATCGATGCCGAGAGTTTCGAATTGGCGCTGGAGTCGTTCGTATCCGGTCTCGAGATCCGCTTCGCCGCCATCGAGGAGCGCCGGGCCCGCCGCCGCGAGAAATCGGGCGGGGCCTGA
- a CDS encoding sulfotransferase family protein, with product MTARTTVGTIEDLHASATKACGLTDFGADDYLEALGVLLDSYRRDADLTELGSKMNRYFLRGALVARALSEASWRANPGYADTAISRPIFVTGLPRTGTTALHRLLAADPQHQALEMWLTELPQPRPPRETWADNPVYRQIDAGFAQHHIDNPEFMGLHYMSAAEVEECWQLLRQTVKSIAYESLAYLPTYSAWLRTQQWTDAYQRHRKNLQLIGLGDDRRWVLKNPSHLFALDALMSVYPDALIIQTHRDPVTIVGSSCSLSEQATKGWSNAFVGETIGRTQLELWTRGLREFTTARARYNPAQFLDIQFDDLRADPFGTVEKIYSTFGLDYTEGARSAMRALDEESRSGDRKPSHRYSLADYGLTEDQVRAEFADI from the coding sequence ATGACCGCTCGTACCACCGTCGGGACCATCGAGGATCTGCACGCCTCCGCCACCAAGGCGTGTGGACTCACCGACTTCGGCGCCGACGACTACCTCGAAGCACTCGGGGTGCTGCTCGATTCCTATCGGCGCGACGCCGATCTCACCGAACTCGGCTCCAAGATGAACCGCTACTTCCTGCGCGGCGCACTGGTCGCGCGGGCATTGAGCGAGGCGTCGTGGCGGGCCAATCCGGGCTACGCCGACACCGCGATCTCCCGCCCGATCTTCGTCACCGGCCTGCCCCGCACCGGAACCACGGCGTTGCATCGGCTGCTGGCCGCCGATCCGCAGCACCAGGCATTGGAGATGTGGCTGACCGAGTTGCCGCAGCCGCGCCCGCCGCGCGAGACGTGGGCCGACAATCCGGTCTATCGGCAGATCGACGCGGGGTTCGCCCAGCATCACATCGACAATCCGGAATTCATGGGGCTGCACTACATGAGTGCCGCCGAGGTCGAGGAATGCTGGCAGTTGCTGCGCCAGACCGTGAAGTCCATCGCCTACGAATCGCTGGCTTATCTGCCGACGTATTCGGCGTGGTTGCGGACCCAGCAGTGGACCGACGCCTATCAGCGCCACCGCAAGAATCTGCAGCTGATCGGGCTCGGCGACGATCGGCGCTGGGTGCTCAAGAACCCCAGCCACCTGTTCGCACTGGACGCGTTGATGTCGGTCTACCCGGATGCGCTGATCATCCAGACCCACCGTGATCCGGTGACCATCGTCGGCTCCTCCTGCAGTCTGTCCGAACAGGCCACCAAGGGCTGGTCGAACGCCTTCGTCGGGGAGACGATCGGCCGCACCCAGCTCGAGTTGTGGACCCGCGGACTGCGTGAATTCACCACGGCCCGAGCCCGTTACAACCCCGCGCAGTTCCTCGACATCCAGTTCGACGATCTGCGCGCGGACCCGTTCGGCACGGTCGAGAAGATCTACTCGACCTTCGGACTGGACTACACCGAGGGAGCCCGTTCGGCCATGCGGGCCCTCGACGAGGAGAGTAGATCCGGCGACCGCAAACCGTCGCACCGGTACTCCCTCGCCGACTACGGCCTGACCGAGGATCAGGTCCGCGCCGAATTCGCCGATATCTGA
- a CDS encoding SDR family oxidoreductase, with amino-acid sequence MSAGNGLLADKVVVVSGVGPGLGRALCVQAAAAGAKVVLAARTESRLREVADEIEAAGGTSLTVPTDITDDTAVVTLVERTVETFGRVDALINNAFAMPSMKSLERTDFQQISDSLDLTVLGTLRATQAFTDELAKTRGAVVMINSSVLRHSEPRYGSYKVAKSALLAMSQTLATELGAKGIRVNSVAPGYIWADQLKWYFGEVAEKYEITVDQVYQQTASRSDLKRLPEPDEIARAVVFLASDWASAITGQTLDVNCGEYHR; translated from the coding sequence ATGAGCGCGGGTAACGGTCTGCTGGCCGACAAGGTGGTCGTGGTGAGCGGCGTCGGCCCCGGTCTCGGCCGGGCACTGTGTGTGCAGGCTGCCGCGGCCGGTGCCAAGGTGGTGCTGGCGGCGCGCACCGAATCCCGGCTGCGGGAGGTGGCGGACGAGATCGAGGCGGCCGGCGGAACCAGCCTGACCGTGCCGACCGATATCACCGACGACACCGCGGTGGTCACTCTCGTCGAGCGCACGGTCGAGACCTTCGGCCGGGTCGACGCTCTGATCAACAACGCCTTCGCCATGCCGTCGATGAAGTCGCTGGAGCGCACCGACTTCCAGCAGATCAGCGACAGCCTGGACCTGACGGTGCTGGGCACCCTGCGGGCCACTCAGGCCTTCACCGACGAGTTGGCCAAGACCCGCGGCGCCGTGGTGATGATCAACTCGTCGGTGCTGCGGCACTCCGAACCCCGTTACGGCAGTTACAAGGTCGCGAAATCGGCGCTGCTGGCCATGTCGCAGACATTGGCGACCGAATTGGGCGCCAAGGGGATCCGGGTCAACAGCGTCGCGCCGGGCTACATCTGGGCCGATCAGCTGAAATGGTATTTCGGCGAAGTCGCCGAGAAGTACGAGATCACCGTCGACCAGGTGTATCAGCAGACGGCATCGCGCTCGGACCTGAAACGCCTGCCCGAGCCGGACGAGATCGCCAGGGCCGTGGTCTTTCTCGCCTCCGACTGGGCCAGCGCCATCACCGGCCAGACCCTCGACGTCAACTGCGGTGAATACCACCGTTGA
- the cysC gene encoding adenylyl-sulfate kinase, translating into MSRNLLRLATAGSVDDGKSTLIGRLLYDSKNLFSDQLAAIERASAQRGDGATDLALVTDGLRAEREQGITIDVAYRYFTTPRRKFIIADTPGHVQYTRNMVTGASNADLALILVDARKGVVEQTRRHAFLASLLGVPHLVVCVNKMDLVDWSAERFDEIRSEFADFAAKLNVGDLSFVPVSALHGDNVVTDSEHTPWYPGPPLLRHLEQVHIASDRNLIDARLPVQYVIRPHTADAAHRSYAGTVAGGIFKPGDEVVVLPSGKSAQVARIWGPGGVKVDEAFTGMAVSVELDDEVDVGRGDMLARPGNRPHIATEVDAMVCWFSEDTALRPDARYTIRTAAQTTRVQVHDLGYRLDVNTLHRVTDADGLALNDIGRLTLRSQRPLMVDSYRDNRRTGSFILIDEATDQTVAAGMILARDTGPEAAPGTSAAPAVVREDVVWHSSSVGRGERPHAGATVWLTGLSGSGKSTIAVELERQLVAAGRPAYRLDGDNLRHGLNADLGFTDDDRRENIRRVAQVASLFADAGLIAIVSVISPFADQREQARGVHAASGLDFHEIFVDTPLEVCESRDPKGLYAKARAGQLPEFTGIDSPYERPAEAELVITPDHGTPTEIAALIRRELRL; encoded by the coding sequence ATGAGCCGCAATCTGTTACGCCTGGCGACCGCGGGCAGCGTCGACGACGGCAAATCCACCTTGATCGGCCGGCTGCTCTACGACTCGAAGAATCTGTTCTCCGATCAACTGGCCGCCATCGAACGCGCCAGCGCTCAGCGTGGCGACGGCGCCACCGATCTCGCGCTGGTGACCGACGGGCTGCGTGCCGAACGCGAGCAGGGCATCACCATCGATGTCGCCTATCGGTACTTCACCACGCCCCGGCGCAAGTTCATCATCGCCGACACTCCCGGGCACGTGCAGTACACCCGCAACATGGTGACCGGCGCGTCCAACGCGGACCTGGCGCTGATCCTGGTCGATGCCCGCAAGGGGGTCGTGGAACAGACTCGCCGCCACGCCTTTCTGGCCTCGCTGCTGGGGGTGCCACACCTGGTGGTGTGCGTGAACAAGATGGACCTGGTGGACTGGTCCGCCGAACGTTTCGACGAGATCCGTTCCGAATTCGCCGATTTCGCGGCCAAGCTCAACGTCGGCGATCTGAGCTTCGTTCCGGTGTCGGCCCTGCACGGCGACAACGTGGTGACCGATTCCGAACACACTCCGTGGTATCCGGGCCCGCCGTTGCTGCGCCACCTCGAGCAGGTGCACATCGCCTCCGACCGCAATCTGATCGACGCCCGGTTGCCTGTGCAGTACGTCATCCGCCCGCATACGGCCGATGCCGCGCATCGCAGCTACGCCGGCACCGTGGCGGGCGGCATCTTCAAACCCGGTGACGAGGTGGTGGTGCTGCCGTCCGGCAAGTCGGCGCAGGTCGCCCGGATCTGGGGCCCCGGCGGGGTCAAGGTGGACGAGGCCTTCACCGGGATGGCGGTGTCGGTCGAGCTCGACGACGAGGTCGACGTCGGTCGTGGCGATATGCTCGCCCGCCCGGGTAACCGGCCGCATATCGCCACCGAGGTCGACGCGATGGTGTGCTGGTTCTCCGAGGACACCGCACTGCGCCCGGATGCGCGCTACACGATTCGCACCGCCGCCCAGACCACCCGGGTGCAGGTCCACGACCTCGGCTACCGGCTGGATGTGAATACCCTGCACCGCGTCACCGACGCGGACGGCTTGGCGCTCAACGACATCGGCCGCCTCACCCTGCGCAGCCAGCGGCCCCTGATGGTCGACAGCTATCGCGACAATCGCCGCACCGGCAGTTTCATCCTGATCGACGAGGCCACCGACCAGACCGTGGCCGCCGGGATGATCCTGGCCCGCGATACCGGCCCCGAGGCCGCACCCGGCACCTCGGCGGCACCGGCGGTGGTACGCGAGGACGTCGTCTGGCACAGCTCGTCGGTCGGGCGCGGTGAGCGCCCGCACGCCGGGGCGACGGTCTGGCTGACCGGGCTGTCCGGCTCCGGAAAGTCCACCATCGCCGTGGAGTTGGAACGACAGCTGGTGGCCGCGGGCCGACCGGCCTACCGGCTCGACGGCGACAACCTGCGGCACGGGCTCAATGCCGACCTCGGGTTCACCGACGACGACCGCCGCGAGAACATCCGCCGGGTGGCGCAGGTCGCCTCGCTGTTCGCTGATGCCGGCCTGATCGCGATCGTCTCGGTGATCAGTCCGTTCGCCGATCAGCGTGAACAGGCACGCGGGGTGCACGCGGCGAGCGGTTTGGATTTCCACGAGATCTTCGTCGACACCCCGCTCGAGGTGTGCGAGAGCCGGGATCCGAAGGGGCTCTACGCCAAGGCCCGCGCCGGGCAGTTGCCGGAGTTCACCGGGATCGACTCGCCCTACGAGCGGCCCGCGGAGGCCGAGCTGGTGATCACGCCCGACCATGGCACACCCACCGAAATCGCGGCCCTGATCCGCCGCGAACTGAGACTGTGA
- the cysD gene encoding sulfate adenylyltransferase subunit CysD — protein MRTGYELSHLSALEAESVHIFREVAATFERPVLLFSGGKDSAVMLELARKAFWPAALPFALLHVDTGHNFDEVIDFRDRTAARLGARLLVARVQDDIDAGRVVERAGESRNRLQTTTLLRGIAEHRFDAVFGGARRDEEKARAKERVFSFRDEFGAWEPRAQRPEVWNLYNGKHRAGQHIRVFPLSNWTELDIWEYIDREAVELPPLYYAHRRPVFRRDGMLLAANPFLTPGAGEPVFDATVRFRTVGDATCTGCIESQADNPAAVIAETAVTRLTERGATRADDRISESGMEDRKREGYF, from the coding sequence ATGCGGACGGGATACGAGCTGTCGCATCTGTCGGCCCTCGAGGCCGAATCGGTGCACATCTTCCGAGAGGTGGCGGCGACCTTCGAACGGCCGGTGCTGCTGTTCTCCGGCGGTAAGGACTCCGCGGTCATGCTGGAGCTGGCGCGCAAGGCGTTCTGGCCGGCGGCGCTGCCGTTCGCGCTGCTGCACGTCGATACGGGCCACAATTTCGACGAGGTGATCGACTTCCGTGACCGCACAGCGGCCCGGTTGGGAGCACGGCTGCTGGTGGCGCGGGTGCAGGACGATATCGACGCCGGTCGCGTGGTCGAGCGCGCGGGCGAGAGCCGCAACCGGCTGCAGACCACGACCCTGCTGCGCGGCATCGCCGAACATCGCTTCGACGCCGTATTCGGTGGTGCGCGCCGGGACGAGGAGAAGGCGCGCGCCAAGGAGCGGGTGTTCAGCTTCCGGGACGAGTTCGGCGCCTGGGAACCGCGCGCGCAGCGGCCGGAGGTCTGGAACCTCTACAACGGCAAACACCGTGCGGGCCAGCATATCCGGGTCTTCCCGCTATCGAACTGGACCGAACTCGACATCTGGGAGTACATCGATCGGGAAGCGGTCGAACTGCCCCCGCTGTACTACGCGCACCGCCGCCCGGTGTTCCGGCGCGACGGCATGCTCCTGGCCGCCAATCCCTTCCTCACACCGGGCGCCGGTGAGCCGGTCTTCGACGCGACCGTGCGCTTCCGGACCGTCGGTGATGCCACCTGCACCGGCTGCATCGAGAGCCAGGCCGACAATCCGGCGGCCGTGATCGCCGAGACCGCGGTCACCCGGCTGACCGAACGCGGCGCCACCCGCGCCGACGACCGCATCTCCGAATCCGGGATGGAAGACCGCAAGCGGGAGGGCTACTTCTGA
- a CDS encoding helix-turn-helix domain-containing protein, translating to MSDSTDVAAAPAVSAGSPPTHRVVRVIELLARRPAEHFSLARIVRETALSRATAHAVLAQLTADGWTVRDPDGNYGLGLGLLTVARRAETAFPLRRLATDALRALASDQGFPVFLAEREGESILITEVVGDPSLPWIRTGRRLPLAPPVAREFTAWAPASERARWIADADPAHRQRLAQVLDAVRTRGYSVERLADESVPMLEALASLRHSPVTDPLRNRLGAMIADLITIDYLPTELGEDNAVVTVAAPIFTAGTVTAAIVSCPDGHLSATALAGLGDATRSAADRVSRARSDHIAPESPER from the coding sequence ATGTCCGACAGCACCGATGTCGCCGCCGCTCCCGCCGTCTCCGCCGGGTCTCCGCCCACCCATCGCGTGGTGCGAGTGATCGAACTGCTCGCCCGCCGCCCGGCCGAGCACTTCTCACTGGCGCGCATCGTCCGCGAAACCGCGCTGTCCCGGGCGACCGCGCACGCGGTACTGGCCCAGCTGACCGCCGACGGCTGGACGGTGCGCGATCCCGATGGCAACTACGGACTCGGCCTCGGCTTGCTGACCGTGGCCCGGCGCGCCGAGACCGCGTTCCCGTTGCGCCGCCTGGCCACCGACGCGCTACGCGCACTCGCCTCCGACCAGGGATTTCCGGTATTCCTGGCCGAACGCGAGGGTGAGTCCATTCTGATCACCGAGGTGGTCGGCGACCCGTCACTGCCGTGGATCCGCACCGGCCGGCGACTGCCGCTCGCCCCGCCGGTGGCGCGCGAATTCACCGCGTGGGCACCGGCATCCGAACGCGCACGCTGGATCGCCGATGCCGATCCGGCACATCGGCAGCGCTTGGCCCAGGTCCTCGACGCGGTCCGCACCCGCGGCTATTCGGTCGAACGCCTCGCCGACGAATCCGTGCCGATGCTCGAAGCTCTCGCCTCCCTGCGTCATTCCCCCGTCACCGATCCGCTGCGCAACCGGCTCGGCGCGATGATCGCGGACCTGATCACCATCGACTATCTGCCCACCGAGCTCGGCGAGGACAACGCCGTGGTCACCGTCGCCGCCCCGATCTTCACCGCCGGAACCGTCACCGCGGCCATCGTCAGCTGTCCCGACGGCCACCTGTCGGCCACCGCCCTCGCCGGCCTCGGCGACGCCACCCGATCCGCGGCCGACAGGGTGAGCCGGGCGAGATCCGACCACATCGCACCGGAAAGTCCCGAGCGATGA
- a CDS encoding helix-turn-helix transcriptional regulator: protein MTRPIARVLALLELLQGGGTRTVADLATRLDVDERTVRRYAEHLLDLGIPVDAVRGRYGGYRLAPGYRMPPLMLTDEEALAVLLAMVAGRRAGLITTSVAAAEAATAKIRRVLPEALGSRLDALLAVADFTAPERESRPTEAELLLAVAEAARDRRPVALSYVSGDGRPSERVVDPYGVVAHSGRWYLTGADSASGQVRTFRIDRITALRAVAGRFDVPTDFDPVAWVQAGLARAPYRYEVSIRIRARPDAVRAVFPPAVAILEVADGADHEWTRARIHAEQLDWIPPLLAALDRPFVIEEPAELRVRVRSLAGRLVEHAAADA from the coding sequence GTGACCCGACCGATCGCACGAGTCCTCGCCCTGCTGGAACTCCTGCAGGGCGGCGGCACCCGCACCGTCGCCGATCTCGCCACCCGCCTCGACGTCGACGAACGCACCGTCCGGCGCTATGCCGAACACCTGCTCGACCTCGGCATTCCGGTCGATGCTGTGCGCGGTCGCTACGGTGGCTACCGGCTGGCGCCGGGATATCGGATGCCGCCGTTGATGCTCACCGACGAGGAAGCGCTGGCGGTGCTGCTCGCGATGGTGGCGGGCCGGCGGGCCGGTCTGATCACCACCTCGGTCGCGGCCGCCGAGGCCGCGACGGCGAAAATCCGGCGGGTGCTGCCGGAGGCGCTGGGGAGCCGCCTCGACGCGCTGCTGGCCGTCGCCGATTTCACCGCACCGGAACGCGAGTCCCGCCCGACGGAGGCCGAGCTACTGCTCGCCGTGGCCGAGGCGGCCCGGGACCGCCGCCCGGTCGCGCTGTCCTACGTATCCGGTGACGGTCGTCCCAGCGAGCGCGTCGTCGATCCCTACGGCGTGGTCGCGCATTCGGGACGGTGGTATCTGACGGGCGCCGATTCGGCCAGCGGTCAGGTGCGCACCTTTCGCATCGATCGGATCACCGCGCTGCGAGCCGTGGCCGGAAGATTCGACGTGCCAACGGATTTCGATCCGGTCGCATGGGTGCAGGCCGGTTTGGCGCGCGCGCCGTATCGGTACGAGGTGTCGATACGTATCCGGGCCCGTCCCGACGCCGTCCGCGCCGTCTTCCCGCCCGCCGTGGCGATACTGGAGGTCGCCGACGGTGCGGATCACGAGTGGACGCGCGCCCGGATTCACGCCGAGCAACTCGACTGGATACCCCCGCTGCTCGCCGCCCTGGACCGCCCGTTCGTCATCGAGGAGCCGGCGGAGCTACGCGTACGGGTTCGATCCCTGGCCGGACGGCTCGTGGAGCATGCCGCCGCCGACGCGTGA
- a CDS encoding VOC family protein — protein MRFASVRIITGDIIRLVDFYEQALGLEPRWRAAQFAEFPGPSCLLAIGSAETMALFGAPAAVPGSNRTAILEFLVGDVDAEYRRLSGLATAPEIVQPPATMPWGNRSLLLRDPDGNLVNFFTPPAEPGRA, from the coding sequence GTGCGTTTCGCCTCCGTCCGCATCATCACCGGCGACATCATCCGCCTGGTCGATTTCTACGAGCAGGCCCTCGGCCTCGAACCGCGCTGGCGCGCCGCGCAATTCGCGGAGTTCCCCGGCCCGTCGTGCCTCCTGGCGATCGGCAGCGCCGAGACGATGGCCCTGTTCGGCGCCCCCGCCGCCGTTCCCGGATCGAATCGCACCGCCATCCTGGAATTCCTGGTCGGCGATGTGGACGCCGAGTATCGCCGGTTGTCGGGGCTCGCCACCGCACCCGAGATCGTGCAGCCTCCGGCAACCATGCCGTGGGGCAACCGCTCACTGCTGTTGCGCGACCCCGACGGCAATCTGGTCAACTTCTTCACCCCGCCGGCCGAGCCGGGACGCGCGTGA